Proteins encoded by one window of Rutidosis leptorrhynchoides isolate AG116_Rl617_1_P2 chromosome 7, CSIRO_AGI_Rlap_v1, whole genome shotgun sequence:
- the LOC139859574 gene encoding uncharacterized protein — protein sequence MLTKRVDDQEKELADCKKKLDDHEKRLKEQEHQEHQYVDNEDAYVDPRSFSDNDTSPRVVRRGKRERRPTHFLNSPFTTPGYRKPLEKLSDEVASRVKRLKVSHQGTKEAENVLPMETEKPTEKGAEKAVDKQDENVALVSEEIEQGVDLPLVNEAENKQTSMRLVNDARITLRLCVFFIVGRKDYLASLRILH from the exons ATGTTGACTAAGAGGGTGGACgatcaagaaaaggagttggcTGATTGTAAAAAGAAGCTTGATGATCATGAAAAACGTTTGAAAGAACAGGAACACCAGGAACATCAG TATGTTGATAACGAGGATGCATATGTGGATCCTCGATCTTTCTCTGACAATGATACATCTCCGAGGGTTGTTAGACGTGGGAAAAGAGAAAGAAGGCCCACTCATTTTTTAAATTCCCCTTTCACAACACCGGGCTACAGAAAACCATTGGAGAAG TTGTCTGACGAAGTAGCTTCTAGAGTAAAAAGGCTGAAAGTTTCTCATCAAGGGACTAAAGAAGCTGAGAATGTGTTGCCAATGGAAACTGAAAAGCCTACTGAAAAAGGGGCTGAAAAAGCTGTTGATAAACAAGATGAGAACGTGGCTCTGGTGTCTGAGGAGATTGAGCAAGGAGTTGATTTGCCATTGGTTAATGAAGCAGAAAACAAGCAGACCAGCATGAGGTTAGTGAATGACGCAAGGatcaccttgcgtctttgcgtcttctTCATTGTTGGACGCAAGGattaccttgcgtctttgcgtatacTTCACTGA
- the LOC139859575 gene encoding uncharacterized protein, with amino-acid sequence MSSSPQFPIADYTCSSRWTIMPLGFLNQLEKFKSFYDDDTQNEEEKGDTSNPEAEGIIKFNPPDYMYLIGLGDGSDDLYPSWAECDKILIPVHFSDPEHFILLTLNLDEQRVLVYDSLKGCLKKGQLEAVFKNLSDNLPLYLKAIDYFNKKQDSQIVDYYENREDVELMIEDAPYVPMQSGGHGDCGVWVCLHMERIVFGWD; translated from the exons atgtcctcgagtcctcagtttccgattgcagattatacatgtagttctcgatggacgattatgccattgggtttcctcaatcaactggagaaattcaagtccttttatgatgatgacactcaaaatgaggaggagaagggggatacatctaatcctgaagcagaggggatcattaaattcaatcccccagattatatgtatttgattggtcttggggatggtagtgatgacctttatccatcctgggctgaatgtgataag attttgattccaGTACATTTTTCAGATCCTGAACATTTTATACTACTCACTTTGAACTTAGATGAACAGAGAGTATTAGTCTATGATAGTTTAAAGGGTTGTTTGAAAAAAGGTCAACTCGAGGCTGTCTTCAAAAACTTATCAGACAACTTGCCGTTATATTTGAAGGCTATTGATTACTTTAACAAGAAGCAGGACTCACAAATTGTTGACTATTATGAGAACAGAGAAGATGTAGAGTTGATGATCGAGGATGCACCGTATGTGCCAATgcagagtggtggccatggtgattGTGGTGTTTGGGTCTGCCTTCATATGGAGAGGATAGTTTTTGGTTGGGATTAG